The following are encoded in a window of Paraburkholderia hospita genomic DNA:
- a CDS encoding MFS transporter — translation MLNSSMSDRAGAVRHKTPLNRSQIAGFWGAWAGWTLDGMDSFIYALVLTPALTELLPRSGYAATPANVGLAGSILFALFLVGWGLSFIWGPLADRFGRTKVLAGTIFTFAIFTGLSATAHNVWELGIYRFIAGVGIGGEWALAGTYVAEAWPEDRRKMGAGYLQTGYYAGFFLAAALNYTIGVHFGWRAMFLTGAVPVVVAIMILTRVKESDKWQRAESRDAVRVSPMREIFGPTYRRRTWVMCALLTIAIIGLWAGAVYEPSAVIQLATRAGMARPEALKMASIATGLLSIGTILGCLALPPLAERFGRKKTLAVYFAGMAVAIVGSFGWAFYLPNGLAPFIAWLFVLGFFGGNFALFSLWLPELFETRVRATAFAFCTSFGRFVGAGVNFLLGAAVLSMHTLGVPVALTALAFVVGLVVIPFAKETKGEVLPQ, via the coding sequence ATGTTGAATTCTTCGATGTCGGACCGTGCGGGGGCCGTGCGGCACAAGACGCCGCTCAACCGGTCGCAGATCGCTGGTTTTTGGGGCGCGTGGGCGGGCTGGACGCTGGACGGCATGGACTCGTTCATTTATGCGCTGGTGCTGACGCCGGCGCTGACGGAGTTGCTGCCGCGCTCGGGCTATGCGGCGACGCCCGCGAACGTCGGACTTGCCGGTTCGATCCTGTTTGCGCTCTTCCTGGTGGGTTGGGGGCTGTCGTTCATCTGGGGGCCGCTCGCGGACCGTTTCGGCCGCACGAAAGTGCTGGCGGGCACGATCTTCACGTTCGCGATCTTCACCGGGCTGTCGGCGACGGCGCATAACGTGTGGGAGTTGGGCATTTATCGCTTCATTGCCGGCGTGGGCATTGGCGGCGAATGGGCGCTGGCGGGGACCTATGTCGCAGAGGCGTGGCCTGAGGATCGCCGCAAGATGGGCGCGGGCTATCTGCAGACGGGCTACTACGCGGGCTTTTTCCTGGCTGCCGCGCTGAACTACACGATTGGCGTGCACTTCGGCTGGCGCGCGATGTTCCTGACGGGGGCAGTGCCCGTGGTCGTCGCGATCATGATTCTCACGCGGGTGAAGGAGTCGGACAAATGGCAACGGGCCGAATCGCGCGACGCGGTGCGCGTGAGCCCGATGCGCGAGATTTTTGGGCCGACGTATCGGCGACGTACTTGGGTCATGTGTGCGCTGTTGACCATCGCGATTATTGGTTTGTGGGCGGGGGCGGTGTATGAGCCGTCGGCGGTGATTCAACTCGCGACGCGCGCCGGTATGGCAAGGCCTGAAGCATTGAAGATGGCTTCGATCGCGACGGGGTTGCTGTCGATCGGGACGATTCTTGGGTGTCTTGCGTTGCCGCCGCTGGCTGAGCGGTTTGGGCGCAAGAAGACGCTTGCTGTGTATTTTGCCGGGATGGCGGTGGCGATTGTTGGTAGCTTCGGGTGGGCTTTTTATTTGCCTAACGGGTTGGCGCCGTTTATTGCCTGGCTGTTTGTGCTTGGGTTCTTTGGTGGGAATTTTGCGCTGTTTAGCCTGTGGCTGCCTGAACTGTTCGAAACTCGTGTTCGCGCGACGGCTTTTGCTTTTTGTACTTCGTTTGGGCGGTTTGTCGGGGCTGGGGTGAATTTTCTGCTTGGGGCGGCTGTGCTCAGTATGCATACGCTTGGTGTGCCTGTTGCGCTGACGGCACTTGCGTTTGTTGTCGGTTTGGTTGTGATTCCGTTTGCCAAGGAGACCAAAGGGGAGGTTTTGCCGCAGTGA
- a CDS encoding GntR family transcriptional regulator translates to MNNATGGFPLDSAPRVPLLPAHEPRPSTSRVIAEALRTAIVEGTLQPGAPLRQDAIARHFSVSAIPVREALRQLESEGWVKVELNKGASVARLTPAEAREIYEIRSALESLAITLAIPNHTPDSLREAVALCKAAESEPDPTLYVARNEAFHTALYAPANRPQLAEMIAALHRRGERYLRLKFGLPAYKGESDAEHLDILAAVERKDIAAAQSLISAHLLGTGELVYRFLTERAQAEAAAATPRRKRGRPARTPTTIGS, encoded by the coding sequence ATGAACAACGCAACCGGTGGTTTTCCCCTGGACAGCGCCCCGCGCGTCCCCTTGCTGCCCGCGCATGAACCGCGGCCCAGCACTTCTCGCGTGATCGCGGAGGCGCTGCGCACGGCAATCGTCGAAGGCACGCTTCAGCCTGGCGCGCCGCTGCGGCAGGACGCGATCGCGCGGCACTTCTCGGTCAGCGCAATTCCCGTGCGCGAAGCGCTGCGGCAGCTGGAAAGTGAAGGCTGGGTGAAAGTCGAGCTGAACAAGGGCGCAAGCGTCGCGCGGCTCACGCCTGCTGAGGCGCGCGAGATCTATGAGATCCGCTCGGCGCTCGAAAGCCTTGCGATCACGCTGGCGATTCCGAATCACACGCCCGATTCGCTGCGCGAAGCGGTGGCGCTTTGCAAAGCCGCCGAGAGCGAACCGGACCCTACCCTCTACGTGGCCCGCAACGAAGCGTTCCACACCGCCTTGTACGCGCCCGCCAACCGCCCTCAGCTCGCGGAGATGATCGCGGCGCTGCATCGGCGCGGCGAGCGCTATCTGAGACTGAAATTCGGCTTGCCCGCTTACAAGGGCGAATCCGATGCCGAACACCTGGACATCCTTGCCGCCGTCGAGCGCAAGGACATCGCCGCCGCCCAATCGCTCATCTCCGCTCACCTGCTGGGCACGGGCGAACTGGTCTATCGTTTCTTGACGGAACGCGCGCAGGCGGAAGCCGCCGCGGCCACCCCGCGCAGAAAGCGCGGACGGCCCGCGCGCACTCCAACCACTATCGGGAGTTGA
- the mdcA gene encoding malonate decarboxylase subunit alpha — protein sequence MNQRIESAKHDLAQSTGAPAGSSAARSWTTKRDEKRRRLAAIEPWLEDGILPAHRIVDALETLIRPGDRVALEGDNQKQADFLSRSFAKVDPQKVHDVHLLISSISRPEHLTLFERNIAHKVDFAFAGPQSLRVAQLLEDGQLEIGAIYTYVELYARMFVDLTPNVALLCAEKADRHGNLYTGPNTEDTPTIAEAAAFRHGIVIVQVNEIVDELPRVDIPASWIDVVVEADRPFAVEPLFTRDPRHIGDLQVLTAMMVIKGIYEPYGVTSLNHGIGFDTAAIELLLPTYGESLGLKGKICRNWTLNPHPTLIPAIESGWVESVHCFGSEVGMEGYVEARPDVFFTGSDGTLRSNRVLCQLAGQYGVDLFIGSTLQIDGDANSSTVTRGRLAGFGGAPNMGHDPRGRRHSSEAWLKLLKDEGPVSRGKKLVVQLAETYKKGGEPTFVDELDAVAVGAKSGMPIAPVMIYGDDVSHVVTEEGIAHLHKAEGVEERRAAVAAVAGVTPIGLRAKPEKTAELRRRGIVAYPEDLGIRRGEAKRSLLAARSIDDLVTWSGGLYTPPARFRSW from the coding sequence ATGAATCAGCGAATCGAATCAGCCAAGCACGACTTGGCACAGTCAACGGGAGCGCCCGCAGGGTCATCTGCAGCGCGTTCCTGGACCACCAAACGCGACGAGAAGCGGCGCAGGCTCGCCGCGATCGAGCCATGGCTCGAAGACGGCATCCTGCCCGCGCACCGCATCGTCGATGCGCTCGAAACGCTGATCCGCCCCGGCGATCGCGTCGCGCTCGAAGGCGACAACCAGAAGCAGGCGGACTTTCTGTCACGCTCGTTCGCGAAGGTCGATCCGCAGAAAGTGCACGACGTGCACCTGCTGATTTCGAGCATCAGCCGCCCGGAGCATCTGACGCTCTTTGAAAGGAACATTGCGCACAAGGTCGATTTTGCGTTCGCGGGTCCGCAGAGCCTGCGCGTCGCGCAACTGCTCGAAGACGGTCAGCTTGAAATCGGTGCGATCTACACCTACGTCGAACTGTATGCACGCATGTTCGTCGACCTCACGCCGAACGTCGCGCTGCTGTGCGCGGAAAAAGCCGACCGGCACGGCAATCTCTATACCGGCCCGAACACGGAAGACACGCCGACCATCGCCGAAGCCGCCGCGTTCCGCCATGGCATCGTGATCGTGCAGGTCAACGAGATCGTCGATGAACTGCCGCGCGTCGATATTCCCGCTTCGTGGATCGACGTGGTCGTCGAGGCCGACCGCCCGTTCGCCGTCGAGCCGCTGTTCACACGCGATCCGCGCCATATCGGCGATTTGCAGGTGCTCACCGCGATGATGGTCATCAAGGGCATCTACGAGCCTTACGGCGTGACGTCGTTGAATCACGGCATCGGTTTCGACACGGCCGCCATCGAGCTGCTGCTGCCCACTTACGGCGAATCGCTCGGACTGAAGGGCAAGATCTGCCGCAACTGGACGCTCAATCCGCATCCCACGTTGATTCCCGCCATCGAATCGGGTTGGGTCGAAAGCGTGCATTGCTTCGGCAGCGAAGTCGGCATGGAGGGGTATGTCGAAGCGCGCCCCGACGTGTTCTTCACGGGCAGCGACGGCACGCTGCGCTCGAACCGCGTGCTGTGCCAGTTGGCCGGGCAATACGGCGTCGATCTGTTTATCGGCTCGACGCTGCAGATCGACGGCGATGCGAATTCGTCGACGGTCACGCGCGGGCGTCTGGCGGGCTTCGGCGGCGCGCCGAACATGGGTCACGATCCGCGTGGCCGCCGTCATTCGAGCGAAGCGTGGCTCAAGCTGCTGAAAGACGAAGGCCCCGTGTCGCGCGGCAAGAAACTCGTCGTGCAACTGGCTGAAACCTACAAGAAAGGCGGCGAGCCGACTTTCGTCGATGAACTCGATGCCGTCGCCGTCGGCGCGAAAAGCGGCATGCCCATCGCGCCCGTGATGATCTACGGCGACGACGTCAGCCACGTCGTGACGGAAGAAGGTATCGCGCATCTGCACAAGGCCGAAGGCGTCGAAGAGCGGCGCGCGGCTGTCGCGGCCGTCGCCGGCGTGACGCCGATCGGCTTGCGCGCGAAGCCCGAAAAGACGGCGGAATTGCGCCGCCGGGGCATCGTCGCGTATCCCGAAGATCTCGGCATCCGGCGCGGCGAAGCGAAGCGGTCGCTGCTCGCGGCGCGCAGCATCGACGATCTCGTCACCTGGTCGGGCGGGCTGTATACACCGCCGGCTCGTTTCCGCAGCTGGTGA
- a CDS encoding triphosphoribosyl-dephospho-CoA synthase, with protein MALQYAIPLDAGTLQRANARCLPRVDAAPCDATLARFAVESLIEEAQLTPKPALVDGRGSGAHRDLNLPLMLRSARSLEPSFSALARASRGRLPSATLRAELAQIGRAGELDMMRATNGSNAHRGAIWIVGLLVAGAAIVADDDNNALRELLPYERTHSHAARVCELGAQIACFPDRFAAPVDSHGERVRQRFNVGGARQEAQDGFPHVIGIGLPALRAARSKGIGENAARVDTLLAIMAALDDTCLLHRAGLAGLHAGQRGARAVLAAGGVTTAAGRAAFDALESGLLSLNASPGGAADLLAATLFIDKLARHAPAGAEN; from the coding sequence ATGGCCTTGCAATACGCTATCCCGCTCGACGCGGGCACGCTTCAGCGTGCTAACGCCCGCTGCCTGCCTCGCGTCGATGCCGCGCCGTGCGATGCCACGCTCGCGCGATTCGCGGTCGAGTCGCTGATCGAAGAAGCGCAACTGACGCCGAAACCCGCGCTCGTCGATGGGCGCGGCAGCGGCGCGCATCGCGATCTGAACTTGCCGCTGATGCTGCGCTCCGCACGCTCCCTCGAACCAAGTTTCTCGGCGCTGGCGCGCGCATCGCGCGGCCGCCTGCCGTCTGCGACGCTGCGTGCAGAGCTTGCGCAGATCGGACGCGCTGGCGAACTGGACATGATGCGCGCGACGAACGGCAGCAATGCGCATCGCGGCGCGATCTGGATCGTCGGCCTGCTGGTCGCGGGCGCGGCCATCGTTGCCGACGACGACAACAACGCTTTGCGCGAACTGTTGCCGTATGAGCGCACGCACTCGCACGCCGCGCGCGTCTGTGAACTCGGCGCGCAGATCGCCTGCTTTCCCGACCGCTTCGCCGCGCCCGTCGATAGTCATGGCGAGCGCGTGCGTCAACGGTTCAACGTCGGCGGCGCGCGTCAGGAAGCGCAGGACGGTTTCCCGCACGTGATCGGCATCGGTCTGCCCGCGTTGCGCGCGGCGCGCTCGAAAGGTATCGGCGAAAACGCCGCGCGTGTCGACACGCTGCTTGCGATCATGGCCGCGCTCGACGATACGTGCCTCCTGCATCGCGCCGGTCTCGCCGGTCTGCATGCGGGGCAACGCGGCGCGCGCGCCGTGCTCGCGGCGGGCGGCGTCACGACGGCGGCGGGACGCGCCGCGTTCGACGCGCTCGAATCCGGGCTGCTTTCGCTCAACGCTTCTCCTGGCGGCGCAGCCGATCTGCTCGCCGCCACCCTCTTCATCGACAAGCTGGCGCGTCACGCTCCAGCGGGAGCTGAAAACTGA
- a CDS encoding malonate decarboxylase subunit delta has product MEQMTFDYPAQRAITTRSHVGVVGSGDLEVLLSPADALKATVTVRTSVDGYGHIWKSVLDRFFTRYDGAAQIEINDFGATPGVVALRLAEAIEAADEGASS; this is encoded by the coding sequence ATGGAACAGATGACTTTCGACTATCCGGCGCAACGCGCGATCACCACGCGCTCGCATGTGGGCGTGGTCGGTTCGGGCGATCTCGAAGTGCTGCTGTCGCCCGCCGACGCACTGAAGGCAACCGTGACCGTGCGCACCAGCGTCGACGGCTACGGGCACATCTGGAAGAGCGTGCTCGACCGCTTCTTCACGCGCTATGACGGCGCGGCGCAGATCGAGATCAACGACTTCGGCGCGACGCCGGGCGTGGTGGCGCTGCGTCTCGCAGAGGCCATCGAAGCGGCAGACGAAGGAGCAAGCTCATGA